From the Huiozyma naganishii CBS 8797 chromosome 2, complete genome genome, one window contains:
- the RNR2 gene encoding ribonucleotide-diphosphate reductase subunit RNR2 (similar to Saccharomyces cerevisiae RNR4 (YGR180C) and RNR2 (YJL026W); ancestral locus Anc_5.179) gives MSKETPSKAASAALSDLELKDASANLGIVQEADDSKIAEVNERLSESAKSHKQYLHSHRIQRHALKETEKEEPIMVGDKNRHTVFPIKYHEIWQAYKRAEASFWTAEEIDLSKDLHDWNVRMNPNEKFFISRVLAFFAASDGLVNENLVENFSAEVNIPEAKAFYGFQIMIENIHSETYSLLIDTYIKDPKESEFLFNAIETIPQIKEKAEWALRWIGDSESVFAERLVAFAAIEGVFFSGSFASIFWLKKRGLMPGLTFSNELICRDEGLHTDFACLLFAHLKHKPDPSVVERIVTEAVEIEKRYFLDALPVALLGMNADLMNQYVEFVADRLLVAFGNEKYFKVENPFDFMENISLAGKTNFFEKRVSDYQKAGVMAQATKEETGAFNLQEDF, from the coding sequence ATGTCTAAGGAAACTCCATCTAAGGCTGCCTCCGCTGCCCTTTCTGATCTGGAATTGAAGGATGCTAGTGCTAACTTGGGGATTGTCCAGGAGGCTGATGACTCCAAAATTGCAGAGGTCAATGAGAGATTGAGTGAAAGTGCCAAGTCTCACAAACAATACTTGCACTCGCACAGAATTCAACGTCACGCTTTAAAGGAGACTGAGAAGGAGGAACCAATCATGGTTGGTGACAAAAACAGACACACCGTGTTCCCTATCAAATACCACGAGATCTGGCAGGCGTACAAGAGGGCAGAGGCCTCCTTCTGGACCGCTGAGGAGATCGACTTGTCCAAGGATCTTCACGACTGGAACGTCAGAATGAACCCTAACGAGAAATTCTTCATATCCAGAGTCCTCGCCTTTTTTGCCGCTTCTGATGGGTTGGTCAACGAAAACTTGGTTGAGAATTTCTCCGCTGAGGTCAACATCCCAGAGGCAAAGGCTTTCTACGGGTTCCAAATCATGATCGAAAATATCCACTCGGAGACGTACTCCCTACTGATCGACACATACATCAAGGATCCAAAGGAGAGTGAGTTCCTGTTCAACGCCATTGAGACGATCCCACAGATTAAAGAGAAGGCAGAGTGGGCTCTAAGATGGATCGGTGACTCCGAGAGTGTTTTCGCTGAGAGATTGGTCGCCTTTGCCGCTATCGAAGGTGTCTTCTTCTCTGGTTCCTTTGCCTCTATCTTctggttgaagaagagaggtTTGATGCCAGGTTTGACTTTCTCGAACGAGCTGATCTGCAGAGATGAAGGTTTGCACACTGACTTCGCCTGCCTATTGTTTGCTCATTTGAAGCACAAGCCAGACCCATCCGTCGTCGAGAGAATAGTCACTGAGGCCGTCGAAATCGAAAAGAGATATTTCTTGGACGCTTTACCAGTCGCTTTGCTTGGTATGAACGCCGATTTGATGAACCAATACGTTGAATTCGTCGCCGACAGACTGTTGGTTGCATTCGGTAACGAGAAGTACTTCAAGGTCGAAAACCCATTCGACTTCATGGAAAACATCTCTCTTGCCGGTAAGACCAacttcttcgagaagagaGTCTCCGATTACCAAAAGGCTGGTGTCATGGCTCAAGCTACGAAGGAGGAAACTGGTGCCTTCAACTTGCAAGAAGATTTCTAA